A part of Larkinella insperata genomic DNA contains:
- a CDS encoding FecR family protein — MDELITKARFFDYFSGKATPLQKKSIETWLADPRNRERYYQWLHEWEMTNPQVVTNWQAAFDTARHRMDQPDASDPADQPASIHWWHQRFFLTGVLAASVLLLLSVGVWLFSDVIRYKTLETRFGETQRSILPDGSEVVLNANSRLRYPRFRFATDRRVELTGEADFSVRHLPSHQRFVVLTGKGLTVQVLGTQFTVLSRGERTRVVLRSGKVELSMAKQANRPALVMKPGDWVTLDAQGKLAVRQTAHPEHVAAWKHHRFVFDRTSLQDIAQLLQDNYGLTIAIEGDELATRTISGAFPAQDANELIKLVAEILQINYFRDNTSVTFTN, encoded by the coding sequence ATGGACGAACTCATTACGAAAGCCCGTTTTTTCGACTATTTCTCCGGAAAAGCGACTCCCTTGCAGAAAAAGTCAATCGAAACCTGGCTGGCCGATCCCCGGAATCGGGAGCGCTATTACCAGTGGCTGCACGAGTGGGAAATGACCAACCCCCAGGTAGTTACGAACTGGCAGGCGGCTTTCGATACAGCCCGGCACCGTATGGACCAACCCGATGCTTCCGACCCGGCAGACCAGCCCGCTTCTATCCATTGGTGGCACCAACGGTTCTTTCTGACCGGGGTGCTGGCGGCATCCGTCCTCCTGCTCCTGAGCGTTGGTGTCTGGCTGTTTTCCGACGTAATCCGGTACAAAACGCTGGAAACGCGTTTTGGAGAAACCCAACGCAGCATCCTGCCCGACGGGTCGGAAGTGGTCCTGAATGCCAACTCCCGTCTTCGCTACCCCCGGTTTAGGTTTGCCACCGACCGGCGGGTGGAGCTGACGGGTGAAGCCGACTTTTCGGTCCGGCATTTACCAAGCCACCAGCGGTTTGTGGTGTTGACGGGAAAAGGACTAACGGTTCAGGTGCTGGGCACGCAATTTACCGTCCTCAGCCGCGGGGAGCGAACCCGGGTGGTGCTGCGGTCGGGAAAGGTGGAACTGTCGATGGCTAAACAAGCCAACCGTCCGGCCCTGGTTATGAAACCCGGCGATTGGGTGACGCTCGACGCGCAGGGCAAACTGGCCGTCCGCCAAACGGCCCACCCCGAACACGTCGCGGCCTGGAAGCACCACCGGTTTGTGTTTGACCGAACGTCGCTGCAGGACATCGCTCAACTGCTGCAGGACAACTACGGCCTGACCATCGCCATTGAAGGCGACGAGCTTGCCACCCGGACCATCTCCGGCGCCTTTCCGGCCCAGGATGCCAACGAGTTGATTAAACTGGTGGCTGAGATCCTGCAAATCAATTACTTCCGTGATAATACCAGCGTCACTTTTACGAATTAA
- a CDS encoding SusC/RagA family TonB-linked outer membrane protein: MQRAIRLPVALSIGLLLNGYSGEAQVMAAQLAAPVAVRPSLLASQTLQLRDVLNQFKTRYGVDILYEDRMINDQTTLSAAIEPGASLEKNLENVLRPQGLRFRKVKNGVYVILPDKKRPGSSANEPNRSQASVGFSAGMAQPTNPSAEIGPETLAAKESVDRVVTGTVKSETGEGLPGVSVVVKNTTRGTTTDADGTFRLNIPDQTTTLVFSFVGYTNQEVAIGNRNTVDVQLVPSDRSLDEVVVVGYGSVKKSDLTGSVASVKSEQLTAYPSIGAVQALQGRAAGVQIQANNGEPGATFKVRIRGGNSINASSDPIFVVDGFVGGTMPPPEDIESVEVLKDASATAIYGSRGANGVVMVTTKRGKSGKARIDFNASYSGQKEISRLKLLNGEQFVDYIHEINPNYVSRGQSTDWQDLIFRPGNIQNYQLSLSGGTDNVKYYLSGAYFNQKGIVLNSDYSRFSVTSNIDVKASEKLRVGLNIFAQRSNKAGVISQELSGGPSSTGVIASAFKFGPDLGIYGTNGRFSVAAISDPIDNPYSLATQRQNDNVTDQVQGNLFAEYQLYKDLKFRTTLGATTNGGRTGTFVPTTIMAGSSVGGAGSVNGNRNTLFQNENYLSYDRAFGTAHRLSALAGFSYQSSRNESWGGSGQSFISDALSYWSLGSSSVWQAPSSSLTDWKLASWYGRINYALNDRYLFTVNGRYDGSSTFSRNHKWAFFPSGAFAWNMGNEPFMSNMNWVTQWKWRASYGLTGNQAISPYQTLARFNSIFAAINGVAVNAIVPSSIANDDLTWETTAQFDLGTDISLFNNRVNLTLDYYRTVTSDLLFSVPLPQYSGYSSQLKNVGKVQNKGFEITLGTRNLTGPLRWDMDVNVSFNRNKVMSLPNNNDIFYNSAPGHMVGLDQTQVLRVGSPVGSIYGWVYEGVYQNGDAFLGGSGFEQVAGGEKFRDIDGNGSLNSSDRTLIGNPNPDFIWGWTNELKWNNFDLNLFFQGSQGNDLLSYTLMELDLLSGINNATTNALNRWTPQNTNTDVPKASGTRTRRVSTRWIYDGSYARLKNLAVGYTFPSSITSRLKMSRLRIYASAQNILTFTKYPGYDPEVNYNSSGSVNGNRNLGLDYGSYPNAKSYTIGLNIGL, encoded by the coding sequence ATGCAACGTGCTATACGTCTTCCGGTTGCGTTATCCATCGGCCTGCTGCTGAATGGCTACTCCGGCGAAGCCCAGGTGATGGCCGCTCAGTTGGCGGCTCCCGTGGCGGTCAGGCCCTCCCTGCTGGCTTCCCAGACCCTGCAACTCCGCGATGTTTTAAACCAGTTCAAGACCCGCTACGGCGTTGATATCCTGTATGAAGACCGGATGATTAACGATCAGACTACTCTTTCGGCCGCCATCGAACCCGGTGCCTCGCTGGAGAAAAATCTGGAGAATGTGCTTCGTCCGCAGGGATTGCGGTTCCGAAAAGTGAAAAACGGAGTCTACGTGATTCTGCCCGACAAGAAGCGGCCGGGTTCTTCGGCCAACGAACCGAACCGCTCTCAGGCGTCGGTCGGTTTCAGCGCCGGGATGGCTCAGCCAACCAACCCGTCCGCGGAGATTGGGCCGGAAACCCTGGCCGCGAAAGAATCCGTGGACCGGGTGGTTACCGGAACCGTCAAAAGCGAAACCGGCGAAGGTCTACCGGGAGTCAGCGTGGTGGTTAAAAATACAACACGCGGCACCACAACCGATGCGGACGGAACGTTTCGACTGAATATTCCCGACCAAACCACCACGCTGGTTTTTTCCTTCGTGGGGTATACGAATCAGGAAGTCGCGATCGGCAATCGCAACACCGTTGACGTTCAACTGGTTCCCAGCGACCGGTCGCTCGACGAAGTGGTGGTGGTCGGGTACGGTAGCGTCAAAAAAAGTGACCTGACCGGTTCGGTGGCGTCGGTGAAATCGGAGCAGTTGACCGCTTACCCCTCCATCGGGGCCGTGCAGGCGCTTCAGGGCCGGGCGGCCGGGGTGCAGATTCAGGCCAATAACGGAGAACCCGGCGCCACGTTTAAAGTCCGGATCCGGGGTGGCAACTCCATCAACGCCAGCAGCGACCCGATTTTTGTGGTCGACGGGTTTGTGGGCGGAACCATGCCCCCGCCGGAAGACATCGAATCGGTGGAAGTGCTGAAGGACGCATCGGCCACGGCCATTTACGGCTCGCGGGGCGCCAACGGGGTGGTGATGGTCACGACCAAGCGCGGCAAAAGCGGCAAAGCCCGCATCGATTTCAACGCTTCTTATTCGGGCCAGAAAGAAATCAGCCGGTTGAAGCTGCTCAACGGCGAGCAGTTTGTCGACTACATTCATGAGATCAACCCCAACTACGTTTCGCGGGGACAGAGTACCGACTGGCAGGACCTGATTTTCCGACCCGGCAACATCCAAAACTACCAGTTGTCGCTTTCGGGCGGTACCGACAACGTGAAGTACTACCTGTCCGGCGCTTACTTCAACCAGAAAGGGATTGTCCTGAATTCGGATTATAGCCGGTTTTCGGTCACCAGTAACATTGATGTCAAGGCCAGTGAGAAATTGCGGGTGGGACTGAATATTTTCGCCCAGCGCAGCAACAAAGCCGGGGTCATCAGCCAGGAACTCTCGGGCGGCCCCAGCAGCACCGGAGTGATTGCCTCGGCCTTCAAGTTCGGCCCCGACCTGGGCATTTACGGCACCAACGGACGGTTTTCGGTAGCCGCCATTTCCGATCCCATCGACAACCCCTACTCGCTGGCGACGCAACGCCAGAACGATAACGTGACGGATCAGGTACAGGGCAACCTCTTTGCGGAATATCAATTGTATAAAGACCTGAAGTTCCGGACTACGCTGGGCGCTACCACCAACGGCGGCCGTACGGGAACCTTCGTTCCCACCACCATCATGGCTGGCTCTTCGGTGGGCGGGGCTGGCTCGGTGAACGGCAACCGGAATACGCTGTTTCAAAACGAGAACTACCTTTCCTACGATCGGGCGTTCGGAACCGCCCACCGCCTGAGTGCGCTGGCCGGTTTTTCCTACCAGAGTTCCCGCAACGAAAGCTGGGGCGGCAGTGGCCAGTCATTCATCAGCGATGCCCTCTCCTACTGGAGCCTGGGAAGTTCGTCCGTCTGGCAGGCCCCTTCGTCTTCGCTGACCGACTGGAAACTGGCTTCCTGGTACGGCCGGATTAATTACGCGCTCAACGACCGGTATTTGTTTACGGTCAACGGGCGTTACGACGGCTCCTCGACGTTTAGCCGCAACCACAAGTGGGCGTTTTTCCCCTCCGGCGCTTTTGCCTGGAACATGGGCAACGAGCCCTTTATGTCCAACATGAACTGGGTGACGCAGTGGAAATGGCGCGCGAGCTACGGGTTGACCGGCAACCAGGCCATTTCGCCCTACCAGACGCTGGCCCGATTTAATAGCATTTTCGCGGCCATCAACGGGGTTGCCGTCAACGCCATCGTGCCCTCGTCCATCGCCAACGACGACCTAACCTGGGAAACCACGGCCCAATTCGACCTGGGAACGGACATCAGCCTGTTCAACAACCGGGTCAACCTGACGCTGGATTACTACCGCACCGTTACGTCTGATTTGCTGTTCAGCGTGCCGCTGCCCCAGTATTCGGGTTATTCAAGCCAGTTGAAAAATGTCGGAAAAGTGCAGAACAAAGGCTTTGAAATCACGCTGGGTACGCGTAACCTGACCGGCCCGCTGCGGTGGGACATGGACGTTAACGTGTCGTTCAACCGCAACAAAGTCATGAGTTTGCCCAACAACAACGACATTTTTTACAACTCCGCCCCCGGCCACATGGTCGGTCTGGACCAGACGCAGGTTCTGCGGGTGGGCTCGCCGGTCGGTAGTATCTACGGCTGGGTGTACGAGGGTGTTTACCAGAACGGCGATGCGTTTCTGGGCGGCTCGGGCTTCGAGCAGGTTGCGGGCGGGGAGAAGTTCCGGGATATCGACGGCAACGGTTCCCTCAACAGCAGCGACCGTACCCTCATCGGCAATCCGAACCCGGATTTCATCTGGGGCTGGACCAACGAGCTGAAATGGAACAACTTCGATTTAAACCTGTTTTTTCAGGGTTCGCAGGGCAACGATTTGCTAAGTTACACGCTGATGGAACTGGATCTGCTCTCCGGGATCAACAACGCCACCACCAACGCGCTCAACCGCTGGACGCCCCAGAACACGAACACGGACGTTCCGAAAGCATCCGGAACGCGAACCCGCCGGGTATCAACCCGCTGGATCTACGACGGAAGCTACGCCCGGCTGAAAAACCTGGCGGTAGGCTACACCTTCCCCAGCAGCATCACTAGCCGATTGAAGATGAGCCGGTTGCGGATTTACGCCAGCGCCCAGAACATCCTGACCTTTACGAAATACCCCGGCTACGACCCCGAAGTCAACTACAATTCATCCGGCTCGGTGAACGGCAACCGAAATCTGGGCCTCGACTACGGCAGTTACCCCAACGCTAAATCGTACACCATCGGGTTAAACATCGGGTTATAA
- a CDS encoding efflux RND transporter periplasmic adaptor subunit — MKKIVMLMSLCALLFHAGCESKHEEKEEETEFRVTSPLEKDTLITREYVSQIRSISHIELRALEKGYLQKIFVDEGQFVKKGQLMFQIMPMLYQAEQQKAQAEANFAEIEFKNTKSLADSNVVSKNELALAKAKFDKAKAELSLAKVHLGFTEIRAPFDGIMDRFQVRLGSLVDEGDLLSTLSDNSKMWVYFNVPEAEYLEYKTKATKDNLSKVNLLMANNKLFGYTGVVETIEADFNNETGNIAFRATFPNPKGLLRHGETGNVRMSLPLKNAMIIPQKATFEVLEKKYVYVVDKDDVVRSREVTIAAEMPHIFVVSSGLKKDDRILLEGLRQVKENEKIHCKFEKPETVISHLGLYAE; from the coding sequence ATGAAGAAAATTGTCATGCTCATGAGCCTGTGTGCGCTGTTATTCCACGCAGGCTGTGAATCCAAACACGAAGAAAAAGAGGAAGAAACCGAATTTCGGGTTACCAGTCCTTTGGAAAAAGACACCTTGATTACCCGCGAGTACGTCAGTCAGATCCGCTCCATCAGCCACATCGAGTTGAGGGCGCTGGAGAAGGGTTATTTACAGAAGATTTTTGTGGATGAAGGCCAGTTTGTGAAGAAGGGGCAGCTCATGTTCCAGATCATGCCCATGCTGTACCAGGCCGAACAGCAAAAAGCGCAGGCCGAAGCTAACTTCGCCGAGATTGAATTTAAAAACACCAAGTCACTGGCCGATAGCAATGTCGTATCGAAGAACGAACTGGCATTAGCCAAGGCTAAATTCGACAAGGCCAAAGCCGAGTTATCGTTAGCCAAAGTGCATTTAGGTTTTACCGAAATCCGGGCCCCTTTCGATGGCATTATGGACCGCTTTCAGGTACGGTTGGGGAGCCTGGTTGACGAAGGCGATTTGCTTTCCACGCTCTCCGATAACAGCAAAATGTGGGTTTATTTCAACGTTCCGGAAGCCGAATACCTGGAATATAAAACCAAAGCCACCAAAGACAATCTGTCGAAAGTAAACCTGCTCATGGCCAACAATAAACTCTTCGGCTATACCGGGGTGGTTGAAACTATTGAAGCGGACTTTAACAACGAAACCGGGAATATTGCCTTCCGGGCCACGTTCCCGAATCCGAAGGGTTTATTACGGCACGGAGAAACGGGGAATGTCCGGATGTCATTGCCGCTTAAAAATGCCATGATTATTCCGCAGAAAGCCACGTTCGAAGTGCTGGAAAAGAAATACGTCTACGTAGTGGACAAGGACGATGTGGTTCGGTCGAGGGAAGTTACCATCGCGGCAGAAATGCCCCACATTTTCGTGGTTAGCTCAGGTCTGAAAAAAGATGACCGAATTCTTCTGGAAGGTTTACGGCAGGTCAAAGAAAACGAAAAAATCCACTGCAAGTTCGAAAAGCCCGAAACCGTCATCTCGCATCTAGGTCTGTATGCCGAATAA
- a CDS encoding RNA polymerase sigma-70 factor has translation MTQTTGYPFLTSTDLPRPRPVPVPEATVVDHEHLIRLAFADSPEQGFKALYRLYYNALCSHALRFVYTREIAEDIVGEVFYQLWKTGSYNAVEFTYRTYLYAAVRHRAYNYLRDELTGKKAPASLDGMDLAGGEESPQTLIEYDETFQRLEKVISELPSQCQRVFLMSRFENRKNQEIANELGIALKTVEAHLSRALRQMRQVLLLIPLLLELQ, from the coding sequence ATGACCCAAACGACAGGTTACCCGTTCCTAACCTCTACTGATCTTCCCCGTCCACGGCCCGTACCTGTCCCGGAAGCAACCGTTGTGGATCATGAACACCTGATCCGGTTGGCTTTTGCGGACTCGCCCGAGCAGGGGTTTAAAGCCCTGTACCGGCTCTATTATAATGCCCTTTGCAGTCACGCTCTGCGCTTCGTGTACACCCGGGAAATTGCCGAAGACATTGTTGGGGAAGTGTTTTATCAGCTTTGGAAAACCGGCTCGTACAACGCGGTTGAATTCACCTACCGCACCTACCTATACGCAGCCGTCCGGCACCGGGCCTACAACTACCTGCGGGATGAGCTGACCGGAAAAAAGGCCCCGGCTTCGCTCGATGGCATGGACCTGGCGGGCGGGGAAGAATCCCCCCAGACCTTAATTGAATACGACGAAACGTTTCAGCGACTGGAGAAAGTGATCAGCGAACTGCCCTCCCAATGCCAGCGGGTCTTTCTGATGAGTCGTTTTGAAAACCGCAAAAACCAGGAAATCGCCAACGAACTGGGCATTGCCCTCAAAACCGTCGAAGCCCATTTATCGCGGGCACTTCGGCAAATGCGCCAGGTTCTGCTGCTGATCCCGTTGCTGCTGGAACTCCAGTAA
- a CDS encoding RagB/SusD family nutrient uptake outer membrane protein yields MKNKLTSLLFSTLVGLLGFSCTDLEEKPIGVLAPEGLFKTVTDVQTAINGAYGHIASEPLYGRNFVMALMLKSDMADIGDRTTAAARQQVNDFNMDASNGLVSSFWPRWYIVISSVNAAIRGGESLGLPQEQINPTLAEARFVRAFAYFHLVQNFGAIPYIDVFVTDPESVKAISKTPEEEVYARIIADLEFAKQWLPDQQPADVRSRPTKGSAATCLASVYLTQGNYQKAYTEAKWTIDNKDKFGYRLEADFQDLYIATKADQIKETIFAVDFIGQKVGWDASNDDLMGAITGIRGTDQNGWSVAVPSMKVYTSWDSRDYRKKVSFQDSMNIGGVLRPYTAFPTAARPHIAKFARFPGNSNSEGRDSDHNYFCFRYAEVLLIAAEALAEVNGGPNEEAMGYINQIRARARNWAGRQTAFPANVTTGLSKQTFIDLVLEERRLELAFEFKRWYDIKRRKLGDVVFKGANSFEPHANFTAARDYLMPFLSTEMTINPALTQNPGY; encoded by the coding sequence ATGAAAAATAAACTTACTTCCCTTTTGTTCTCAACCCTCGTCGGACTCCTGGGTTTTTCCTGCACCGACCTGGAAGAAAAGCCCATCGGCGTATTGGCCCCCGAGGGCCTTTTTAAAACCGTAACGGATGTTCAGACGGCCATTAACGGCGCCTACGGTCACATTGCCTCCGAACCGCTGTACGGCCGCAATTTTGTGATGGCCCTCATGCTGAAAAGCGACATGGCCGACATTGGCGACCGCACCACGGCCGCAGCCCGCCAGCAGGTCAACGACTTCAACATGGATGCCAGCAACGGGTTGGTTTCGTCCTTCTGGCCCCGCTGGTACATTGTAATCAGCTCCGTCAATGCCGCCATTCGCGGGGGGGAGTCGCTGGGGCTTCCGCAGGAGCAAATCAATCCGACGCTGGCTGAAGCGCGTTTTGTCCGGGCTTTTGCCTACTTCCACCTGGTTCAGAACTTCGGCGCCATCCCGTACATCGACGTGTTTGTGACGGATCCGGAATCGGTCAAAGCCATTAGTAAAACCCCGGAAGAAGAGGTGTACGCCCGCATCATTGCCGACCTGGAATTTGCCAAACAGTGGCTCCCCGACCAGCAGCCCGCCGACGTTCGCTCGCGGCCTACGAAAGGCTCGGCGGCTACCTGCCTGGCGTCGGTGTATCTGACGCAGGGCAACTACCAGAAAGCGTACACGGAGGCCAAATGGACCATCGACAACAAGGACAAATTTGGCTACCGGCTGGAAGCCGACTTTCAGGACCTCTACATCGCCACCAAAGCCGACCAGATCAAGGAAACCATTTTTGCCGTTGATTTTATCGGGCAGAAAGTGGGTTGGGACGCCAGTAACGATGATCTGATGGGCGCCATTACGGGAATCCGGGGGACCGACCAGAACGGCTGGAGCGTCGCGGTACCGAGCATGAAAGTGTACACCAGCTGGGATTCGCGGGATTACCGGAAAAAAGTCAGCTTCCAGGATTCGATGAACATTGGCGGGGTGCTTAGGCCGTACACGGCTTTCCCAACCGCGGCCCGCCCGCACATTGCCAAGTTTGCCCGCTTCCCCGGCAATTCCAACTCGGAGGGCCGGGATTCCGATCACAACTACTTCTGTTTCCGCTACGCCGAGGTGCTGCTGATTGCCGCCGAGGCTCTGGCCGAAGTAAACGGCGGGCCCAACGAAGAAGCCATGGGCTACATCAACCAGATCCGGGCGCGGGCGCGAAACTGGGCGGGTAGGCAGACGGCGTTTCCGGCCAATGTAACCACCGGACTCAGCAAACAGACCTTTATCGATCTGGTGCTGGAAGAACGGCGGCTCGAACTGGCGTTTGAATTCAAGCGCTGGTACGACATCAAGCGCCGAAAGCTGGGCGATGTGGTGTTCAAAGGAGCCAACTCATTCGAGCCGCACGCCAACTTTACCGCAGCCCGCGATTACCTGATGCCGTTTCTGAGCACCGAAATGACGATAAACCCAGCCCTGACACAAAACCCAGGCTACTAA